The Mus pahari chromosome 5, PAHARI_EIJ_v1.1, whole genome shotgun sequence genomic sequence TGGGGAACAACCTGCCCATGGTCTTACAATGATATTGATCCCTCTACCCCCGTATCTCTCTGAACATTACCTGGGTATTATATAATCTAACTCAATCTTGACACTGTCTGTTAGGAGTCAGTGTCAAGTCTCAGGTTTAAAACCTCAGTCCTGAAAGACTAGCACTTCAAGTGCTTAGTTCAAGTCAGGACTTCAGCTTTTTCTCTCCAGCCATTTATGAGTTCACAACCCCTCTCCCTAGGGTCAACAGTGTGCTTACAGAACTCAGGAATGACACTCAAAAGGATTTAACACAAGAACAACCAGATTGAAGAAATGCACAGGGAAAGGTACTAGGGTAGGCATATGACCTTGCATGCCCTCTGTGCAATTTGGTCCTAAAAGCCCTTTCCTGCACTTGGAAACTGGAACTCATCAAGTCTTTGAAGAGTTGGATAATGCTgcatctccagccctcttcaCCCCACTTCTCAGGTGAAGCTTCTAAAAAGGCCAGCTGTAACCCTGTACATTCTGGGCTTTCTTTGAATGATCTCAAGGCTGAGACTATCTATGAAACTCCTGTCTGTTCAAATGGAGCTTTgatgagaaaagtaaaaattaacaCAATGAACTGTGAAACTACTATACCCCTCAGTAAGGCAGCAGCTGTTTATTTTGAGGTAACTGTAACAAAGTACTGTTACACGGTAGGAAGATCTTATTATGATGTAATCTTGAGAGAGGTTCTCTAAGGTTGGGTTTGGAGTCTTCCACACTTATCAGATGCCTTCTCATTAGATTGTTCCAGTTTTGCAATTCTAGATCCAAACTGTATGGCCCGTTTTGGCAGaagggcagaggctgggagaccAAGTTCCATAGCGGCAAGGCGTAAAATAAGCTTCTCACCAACTCCACGGGGCAAAGTCAGGTCTACCTTTTCCCAAACTGGCAGAGAATTTAGGAAAGACACAACATTTTCATCCAAGAAAGGAAAtctaaaattgataaaaaaaaaaatagtgattgTTACTAAAAATAGTCTGTTTATgactatttaaacattttaatagcTATAATTTAACTACATTAAAAAAGTAGTTAACTACTAACTTTATTGCAAGAAATAATTCACAAGTTTTTTCAGAGTATCTTTGAGCATGTCCCCAGTATGTTCACGAAATGCTCATAAATTTATGTCTGCTTTGAGTATGTCTGCAGAAACTGAACTCTTGAGTAATGATCTgcccttttgtttgtttacttttctatGAAATTAGGGGTTTTCTCTTTTATGGCTTTGTCTGTAATATCATCCCATCTTTACTTTGTACCTATACAATGCAATACTGTACTCATTCTTGTAAAAGCATTCATCAACATTCTCATCTGAGTGTATAATAATTTCATATGATGCCTTTGGAATTAACTACTTCATCAGACAAAGTACTCTCCTCTTTCATCTACCTGATGATAATgaattaaatttcctttttcctaTCCTTCAACCCTTGACCATTTCTCTTTACATTCTTAAATAGGAGAACAGCTAACATACTATGTAAAATAGcattacttatttaaaatagtattaaGTAGAACAGCATTAACAATATAATCTGGACTAGCGTTGGCAACATAGGAACACTTGAGTAAAGGTAATCATAATTCAACAGAAAGGGCAAAACCATGAAATAAATGTTGGGGACAATTCTCAGATACACAAAGAGGGAAGCAAGTGTACTATGATGTCCCTGTCTTCATGAGGCTTACATGATCTCCTCCTTCTTGCCTATTGAATCCTTTAAACAAAACGTCATTTATTAGCTAAATAGTTTCGCtcattttttttgaggcagggtcttgctatgaagcccacactggccttgaacccatgatTTTCCCAACTTTGTCTGATGAATGTAAACTACTATACTCAGGTCAATCGTTCAAGTCTTCATACCATCACATCTTCCTTTAtccttaatatttaaattaaaaatgctGCACTTAAGTATGTCTTTATTATAAGTATGTTTTAGGTAAAAATAAAGCCAAGGGTTTAAAAGCATATATGAGAGTGCCTGGGTCTCTGAAGATTTTATTCCCCCTATAATAGTGTCAAatcatgttaaaaaaacaaaacaaaaccactcaaTAGACAGAAATCCAGGACTGGGACCTCCACAGATCACTACAGTAGTCATGCCTACAAAGACAAAACCTAATTCTACAGTATTAGAGGAGAAAGTCATGGTGGGTTTgtgggacaaaaaagaaaaaaacaaaacaaagtaataaatCGCCTGTGCTTGGCACTTTAACAGTCCTGTTCTCCTTGTGGTCCTAAAAAGAACGACCCATTCCATCACTTCAGAACATGACTGCAAAGTTGCTTATGAGGAAATGATGGCTCCCCGGCGCCATCAGCTTTGCTCTTGACCATGTTTATAAAGTAAAGCAGAGATATCGTGCCTGCTCTCCTGCTTTGCATGGGTCCAATCTCCAAGGGAAAAGGAATGTAAAACCTCCTTTGTATTTTTCCTAAAAAGCATTCAGTAATGAGTTACCTTGCTTCCTTTCCATGATCACCAATAACTCTGTCATCACGACCAAGGTTTCTAGAAGAAATGCGACCCAATTCCATTGCTATTTCCTCATTCAATCCTTCTAGGCCAAGAGACTGAAAGCGGGCACGATGACGGGAATAGCCTGCCAACTGCTCATCTGCACCAATCCCAGTAAGAATCACCTACAGAAGCGTAAAGAAAGCCAGAGGCACAACAAGAGGATAAAGAAAACGAGTTGTGTTTTTCTCATGCAGGCTAAAGAGTTATAGTCCTAACATTTTAGGAGGAAAACTAAGTcagaaaacagtaaaacaaacaaatatactgTACTAGAAAGTGTAACTATAGTACAGTATATCCATAAATGTTAAATGTTGAAAGCTTCAGTCAAAATTAGGTCTCATAAATTCTGAGCAACAGTCCTGGAGCATACCTTCGCACTGCTCTTGTAAGATCTCGCAGCATCCTGGGTCACCAACCAACCGATTCCTCTAGAAGCAAACCAGACAGCACAGCCAATGCTATCATCCAGAACTGTGTCCAATGGCTGAACTAAGTGGCATATTCGAGCTCTTCGTAGTTTTTGTAGTTCTTCAAGAGAAACATTAATTTCCACAAAATTCCAAGTTCGAGAAGGGTTGACAGACTGTAGTTCCTTTAGTCCTGCTTTTCCTGTGACTCGGTCTGGTACCTCAGCATCATCTGGACCCTCATGCACAGCAGAACTCTGAGAGGACTCTTCAGAAGGGATCTCATGGtggttttgctgttttctttctatgttAGGAATAGGTAGCCTTGTCTTTTGTTTAGGCACAAAAGCCACATTCAGAAGATCAATTGGCTCATCTAAAGGAATATGACGATCAGCAAGGGCTGCGATCACCATAGAATCAACACCTCCAGAAAACAGGATTGCAATGTTTGCTTTTGTACTGCaagtttttaaaacttcctttgaTGCCAGGTTTTCTTCCCTAGCTAAACATAAGATGCGTCTCTTAACTGAAACATTGAGGACGTCAATGAACTGCTGaactattttttttgtgtgttcatcTGTAAGAAATACCTCAAGTGTCTCTCTTGTACCTGGAATGCTGGAACTGTTTCTACATTGGATTTCCAATGGAATCTCAGGCAGCTTCTTATTTAAGGGGATGACAGGTTTTGAGAGGTACAGGTTGGCTTCATTTATTACCACTGATACAAACTCTGGCAATTCTGCTGGAGTATGAGTCAGGTCAGTACTACATTCTTCGGCAATATTCTCTTTAGAAATGTACTTCCaaggatataattttaaaatcacagatCTGGAAACAGCAGCAGAATTGAGATCAATTTGGAAAATTCCAGACGCTGGAACTTCTTGCCACTGGTCTGCATCTCCAGATACCTGGGCACCAACTGACGAAAGGCAGAAAC encodes the following:
- the Asnsd1 gene encoding asparagine synthetase domain-containing protein 1, with product MCGICCSVSFSVEHFNKDLKEDLLHNLRRRGPNSSRQLIKSAVNYQCLFSGHVLHLRGVLTIQPVEDEHGNVFLWNGEVFNGVKVEAEDNDTQVMFNSLSACKNESEILLLFSKVQGPWSFIYYQASGHHLWFGRDFFGRRSLLWQFSNLGKSFCLSSVGAQVSGDADQWQEVPASGIFQIDLNSAAVSRSVILKLYPWKYISKENIAEECSTDLTHTPAELPEFVSVVINEANLYLSKPVIPLNKKLPEIPLEIQCRNSSSIPGTRETLEVFLTDEHTKKIVQQFIDVLNVSVKRRILCLAREENLASKEVLKTCSTKANIAILFSGGVDSMVIAALADRHIPLDEPIDLLNVAFVPKQKTRLPIPNIERKQQNHHEIPSEESSQSSAVHEGPDDAEVPDRVTGKAGLKELQSVNPSRTWNFVEINVSLEELQKLRRARICHLVQPLDTVLDDSIGCAVWFASRGIGWLVTQDAARSYKSSAKVILTGIGADEQLAGYSRHRARFQSLGLEGLNEEIAMELGRISSRNLGRDDRVIGDHGKEARFPFLDENVVSFLNSLPVWEKVDLTLPRGVGEKLILRLAAMELGLPASALLPKRAIQFGSRIAKLEQSNEKASDKCGRLQTQP